CCATGCTATATTTTTCTAATACGTGCTTCTGTAGCGTTTTATTTCCCATAATGACATTTCCTCCCCGAGCATGACAGGAAGAACAAATAGCATTAAAGATTTGTTTTCCTTGTTCTAAATTGACGGCTTCGACTGTTGATATCTGAATCGACCACAGGAGTAAGACCGTCAGTAATGCGCTAACAATTCTGAAATTCACGTGAGTTTTGGGTTGAGCGAGCTGAATGAAGAGATATAAATTCTAGCGAAATAAGGCGTTAAACCACATCATGGTAACGCCCTATTTCTATAACTTGAGTCTACCAACCTTTTTCAGAGGTTTCCAGAACGTAGGTTGCTACATTCTCAATTTGGTCGGCCTTCAATTTTCCACCAAAGGCAGGCATGGCATTTTTACCTTTCGTAACTTGAGTTATAATCGCGTCTAAGCTATCCATGCCATATTTCGACAAGTCACCTTTACTCAAGGTTTTTTGCGGGTTAATTACATTTTTCCCACCAGCATGACAAGCAGCACAGTTGGCACTAAAGATACTCTTTCCAGCAGCAGCATCTCCAGCCAGAGCAGGGGTTTGCAGGGCAAAAGCAGCGATCGCGATCGCGCAGATAATCAAAGATAGTAGTTTCTTCACGGGTGTTCTCCTTAACTTCGTGTAACCAACACAGCTTATGTGGTCCAGAAGCAATTATACAGTAGAGAGGAGAGTTGAGCACTAACCCAACTCTAATACTTTTCTATCTCTGTTATCTACTACGAAGCAACCTGCGCCGAGGAGCGTCGAGGACGAGTCCGTCGTTTCTGTACGGGAATTTCATCCGTTCCATTCGTTGCTGGTTTCGATGCGCTCGCGCTCGGTCGTGCTACTTTCGCAGGAGGTTCCTCTGGCGTTTGCAGCAATAAAACCAACAATGGATTGCTGCGTAGCTCTCGTCTCAGTAGCCGTTGAATATCGTTTTCTAAGTGAGCTTTCAGCTTGGCTACATCAACATCAAGCTCTCCTTTACTGAAGCAACGAGCAAACTCCGACCACCGATTATCTAAAGTACTTTGAATCGTTTGTGCGATTTCAGTTTCTAAATGGTTGTCGCGTAGCGCACTCACAACCCCTCGCAAGTGAACCAGAGGTTTATTAACCAGTTTTCCATCCCAATTAATCGCCGTCGCTACGGTAATAACTCCATCTTCGGCGAGCTGTTGTCGCTCTTTCAGCACGTGTTCCCGGACAATTCCCGCCCGATCGACCAGAGCGACTCCCGAGGTTACTTTACCAGAGATCGAGATTGAATCTTCGGTGAGGGCGATCGCATCCCCATTATTGACAATGACCATATTCTCTGGTGGGACTCCCATACTTTGAGCCGTCTGACCGTGCTTGATCAGCATTCGATGCTCGCCGTGAACCGGGATAAAGAATTTCGGGCGAGTCAGAGCTATCATTAATTTATGGTCTTCTTGGCATCCGTGGCCGGACACGTGAATTCCCTGATTTTTCCCATAAACGACGTTCGCCCCTTGTTTCATTAATTCGTCAATGGTGTTGACCACGGCGATTGTATTTCCGGGAATGGGGTTCGCTGAGAAGACAACGGTATCTCCACGGCGGATTTTCACTTGGCGATGCTCTTTGCGTGCAATCCGCGTCATGGCTGATAGCGGCTCTCCTTGGGAACCGGTTGTGAGGATTAGTACTTTATCTTCCGGCAGACCGCGGACGGCATGGAGCGGCTGGAGCAAGGAGTCCGGGCACTTCACATATCCCAAATTGCGAGCGTGGGCAATCACGTTGAGCATGGATCTGCCCAGTACGGCGACGGCGCGGCCGTGCTTTTGCGCTAGTTGCAGAATCAGGTTAACTCGATGCACTGAGGAAGCAAATGTGGTGACTAAAATGCGACCTTGTGCCTGAGAAAAGACCCGATCTAGATTGGGATACACCGCACTCTCCGATGGGGTAAATCCGGGGACTTCTGCATTGGTTGAATCGCTCATTAAACACAGTACCCCCTTCTCGCCATGTTCGGCTAACCGTTGCAAGTCAAAGGTTTCTCCATCAACGGGAGTATGGTCTATTTTGAAATCCCCGGTATGAATAATTACGCCAATTGGAGTATGAATCGCCACCGTAAAGCTATCGGCCATAGAGTGAGTATTGCGGATAAATTCCACCACAAAATTTTCCCCAATTCTCACCATATCTCTGGGGCCGACGGTTTTTAATTCCGTTCTGTCTCTAACTCCCGCTTCTTCTAATTTCCCTTCTAATAAGGCCATGGCTAAGCGAGGGCCGTGAATCACCGGAATTTCAAACTGCTTGAGATGATAAGCAATACCGCCAATATGGTCTTCATGGCCGTGAGTGACAATCATGCCTTTAATGCGATCGCGATTTTCGCGCAAGTAGGCAATAT
This window of the Roseofilum casamattae BLCC-M143 genome carries:
- the petJ gene encoding cytochrome c6 PetJ; amino-acid sequence: MNFRIVSALLTVLLLWSIQISTVEAVNLEQGKQIFNAICSSCHARGGNVIMGNKTLQKHVLEKYSMASTDAIVQQVTYGKNAMPAFEGRLSSEQIESVAAYVLEQAEQGWRKKR
- the petJ gene encoding cytochrome c6 PetJ — protein: MKKLLSLIICAIAIAAFALQTPALAGDAAAGKSIFSANCAACHAGGKNVINPQKTLSKGDLSKYGMDSLDAIITQVTKGKNAMPAFGGKLKADQIENVATYVLETSEKGW
- a CDS encoding ribonuclease J codes for the protein MVRKSQPSTVNIIPLGGLHEIGKNTCVFECGDEMMLLDAGLGFPTDGMHGVNIVLPDIAYLRENRDRIKGMIVTHGHEDHIGGIAYHLKQFEIPVIHGPRLAMALLEGKLEEAGVRDRTELKTVGPRDMVRIGENFVVEFIRNTHSMADSFTVAIHTPIGVIIHTGDFKIDHTPVDGETFDLQRLAEHGEKGVLCLMSDSTNAEVPGFTPSESAVYPNLDRVFSQAQGRILVTTFASSVHRVNLILQLAQKHGRAVAVLGRSMLNVIAHARNLGYVKCPDSLLQPLHAVRGLPEDKVLILTTGSQGEPLSAMTRIARKEHRQVKIRRGDTVVFSANPIPGNTIAVVNTIDELMKQGANVVYGKNQGIHVSGHGCQEDHKLMIALTRPKFFIPVHGEHRMLIKHGQTAQSMGVPPENMVIVNNGDAIALTEDSISISGKVTSGVALVDRAGIVREHVLKERQQLAEDGVITVATAINWDGKLVNKPLVHLRGVVSALRDNHLETEIAQTIQSTLDNRWSEFARCFSKGELDVDVAKLKAHLENDIQRLLRRELRSNPLLVLLLQTPEEPPAKVARPSASASKPATNGTDEIPVQKRRTRPRRSSAQVAS